The following coding sequences lie in one Candidatus Cloacimonadota bacterium genomic window:
- a CDS encoding L-serine ammonia-lyase, iron-sulfur-dependent, subunit alpha gives MQHDTKILALLRQEVVPALGCTEPAAVALAGAYAASVFPGTFDEITLIVSQSILKNGMGVGIPNTGLIGLEIAVALGLIVAEPDKKLQVLGDLSPDQVVAGKKLAENISIQLYPGDDKVYAEVIIQNKEHRARAIIRWRHSFLHKLELDDKVLQYQDMGYESGSTIIPPSGLKLIDYYQFCAMSDYNTLLTLDLGEKINRRIADFGMDESMGISVGKMIMQQIEQGLLGDDIHHWAMALTAAATDARMSGCNLPVISNTGSGNQGLSITLPIIAAAEKLNSSHENLVRALAMGHLVSVHMKYKIGLLSCLCGCLSAAAGAASGIVMLLGGNYTNVEYAIKNMIGNTAGMVCDGAKEGCSLKVATNTSAAVQAALLALMGKCISANDGIITDDIDETIDNLAEFANSGMQNADSTILNIMINKKNHKEEHNV, from the coding sequence ATGCAGCACGATACGAAAATATTGGCATTGTTGAGGCAGGAAGTAGTTCCGGCACTTGGTTGTACGGAACCTGCAGCTGTAGCTTTAGCGGGTGCATACGCAGCCAGTGTGTTTCCTGGAACATTCGATGAAATCACTTTAATAGTTAGCCAAAGCATCTTGAAAAACGGCATGGGTGTTGGGATTCCCAATACGGGGTTAATCGGCTTGGAAATAGCTGTTGCGTTGGGTTTGATCGTAGCAGAACCGGACAAGAAACTGCAAGTATTGGGCGATCTTAGTCCCGATCAGGTAGTAGCAGGAAAGAAGCTGGCAGAGAATATATCCATCCAGCTGTATCCCGGTGATGATAAAGTATATGCTGAAGTGATTATCCAGAATAAAGAGCACAGGGCCAGAGCCATCATACGCTGGCGTCATTCCTTTTTACACAAGCTGGAGCTCGATGACAAGGTACTTCAGTATCAGGATATGGGTTATGAAAGCGGATCGACCATTATCCCGCCATCAGGGCTGAAGCTGATAGATTATTATCAGTTTTGCGCTATGTCCGATTACAACACTCTGCTCACATTGGATTTGGGAGAGAAGATCAACCGCAGAATTGCAGATTTTGGTATGGACGAAAGCATGGGTATCTCAGTGGGAAAAATGATCATGCAGCAGATCGAACAAGGGCTTTTGGGCGATGATATTCATCATTGGGCTATGGCTCTCACTGCTGCAGCAACGGATGCTCGGATGAGCGGATGCAATTTACCAGTGATCTCAAATACCGGCAGCGGAAACCAGGGTCTTTCCATCACTTTGCCCATCATAGCTGCAGCCGAGAAGTTAAACAGCAGTCATGAAAATCTGGTGCGCGCTTTAGCGATGGGTCATTTGGTTAGCGTGCATATGAAGTACAAGATTGGCCTTTTATCATGTCTTTGCGGTTGCCTGTCTGCCGCTGCGGGTGCTGCTAGCGGTATCGTTATGTTGTTGGGGGGAAACTACACAAATGTGGAGTATGCCATCAAGAATATGATCGGAAACACAGCCGGTATGGTATGCGACGGGGCTAAAGAGGGCTGTTCCCTGAAGGTGGCGACCAATACCTCTGCAGCAGTTCAAGCGGCGTTGCTTGCTCTTATGGGTAAATGCATCTCCGCAAACGATGGCATAATAACAGACGATATCGATGAGACCATAGACAACTTGGCGGAATTTGCAAATAGCGGGATGCAGAATGCTGATTCAACCATTTTGAATATAATGATAAATAAGAAGAACCATAAAGAGGAACACAATGTCTGA
- a CDS encoding DUF3795 domain-containing protein produces the protein MNKMIAACGIDCATCESYQATINNDNAHRERVAKEWSERYQNQLNIQDINCSGCRKEGIKFAWCLICPIRDCVISKGYNTCAECSELPCDFNRSLFEQAPEVWKNLQELK, from the coding sequence ATGAATAAGATGATTGCAGCTTGCGGGATAGACTGCGCTACATGCGAATCATATCAAGCTACTATCAACAACGACAACGCTCACCGTGAGAGAGTAGCAAAAGAGTGGTCTGAAAGATACCAGAATCAACTGAACATCCAGGATATCAATTGCAGTGGTTGTCGTAAAGAGGGCATCAAGTTTGCTTGGTGCCTCATATGCCCTATCCGCGATTGTGTGATTTCAAAAGGATACAATACCTGTGCAGAATGTTCCGAATTGCCCTGCGACTTCAACCGTTCACTGTTTGAGCAAGCTCCGGAGGTATGGAAGAACCTTCAGGAACTAAAGTAG
- the murA gene encoding UDP-N-acetylglucosamine 1-carboxyvinyltransferase, translating into MDKFIIETSRDLSGKIYVSGSKNAILPVMAACLLAPGKSVLKNVPMLIDLKTMAHLLRVIGARVDYDKDSMSIDSKDVCYPEAPYELVSKMRASIYVLGPLLARLGKARVSFPGGCAIGTRPVDLHLKAMEALGAEIEIEHGYINATCKVLKGADIHFEKSSVGATINALMASVLAKGTTRMFNAAMEPEVDSTIDFLNKMGASINGKGSTSLIIEGVEELFPVQMEMIPDRIEAGTFLIAGALSTQPVTVCGCNPEHLTALLDKLRETGCELQIADKDITVIPPKEIKATNILTLPHPGFPTDLQAQFTVLMCLAKGVSYIEDTVFPDRFMHVAELNRLQADIQMQRNVARINGVNNLSGAEVMATDLRASAALVLAGMVAEGTTTVSRIYHIDRGYDRIEEKLKGIGAEIRREQG; encoded by the coding sequence ATGGATAAATTCATCATCGAAACCAGCCGAGATTTAAGCGGCAAAATCTATGTTAGCGGTTCTAAGAATGCAATTTTACCGGTCATGGCAGCTTGCCTTCTGGCCCCCGGAAAGTCGGTACTAAAGAATGTCCCCATGCTTATTGACCTCAAGACTATGGCTCATTTGCTACGAGTAATTGGCGCCAGAGTGGATTACGACAAGGATTCCATGAGCATAGACAGCAAAGATGTCTGCTATCCTGAAGCGCCTTATGAATTGGTGAGCAAGATGAGAGCATCGATCTATGTATTGGGTCCATTGCTGGCTCGTTTGGGTAAGGCCCGTGTATCATTTCCCGGGGGCTGCGCCATTGGTACCCGTCCCGTAGATCTGCATCTGAAGGCTATGGAGGCTTTGGGTGCCGAGATCGAGATTGAACATGGCTATATAAATGCGACATGCAAAGTACTGAAGGGAGCCGATATCCATTTTGAAAAATCCTCAGTAGGAGCCACGATTAATGCTCTGATGGCGTCAGTTTTGGCCAAGGGCACTACCCGAATGTTCAATGCGGCAATGGAACCCGAAGTGGACAGTACGATAGACTTTTTGAACAAGATGGGCGCTTCGATTAATGGTAAGGGAAGCACTTCACTGATAATTGAGGGAGTGGAAGAACTGTTCCCCGTACAGATGGAGATGATCCCGGATCGTATTGAAGCAGGTACTTTCCTGATCGCCGGAGCTCTTTCCACGCAACCCGTCACGGTGTGTGGATGCAATCCGGAGCATTTGACTGCGCTTCTGGACAAACTACGAGAGACAGGCTGTGAATTGCAGATTGCAGACAAGGATATCACCGTGATTCCCCCCAAAGAGATCAAAGCTACCAACATCCTTACGCTTCCGCATCCCGGATTTCCTACTGACCTTCAGGCGCAATTCACGGTACTGATGTGTTTGGCAAAAGGCGTTAGCTATATTGAAGATACAGTTTTTCCCGATCGGTTCATGCATGTTGCAGAACTGAACCGTTTACAGGCGGATATTCAAATGCAGCGAAACGTTGCAAGAATAAACGGAGTAAATAACCTTAGTGGCGCAGAAGTAATGGCTACAGACTTGCGAGCAAGCGCTGCATTGGTATTGGCGGGCATGGTTGCAGAAGGTACTACTACGGTATCGCGTATCTATCACATCGATAGGGGTTACGACCGTATAGAAGAGAAGTTAAAAGGCATTGGCGCCGAGATCAGACGAGAGCAGGGATAG
- the prmC gene encoding peptide chain release factor N(5)-glutamine methyltransferase — MQIKAFELEKEFPTVPHADFAFLLCNLKHCTPGQLAIEQTLSPDEADALKRWLARVQSGEPPQYVVQKAWFYALELYVDPRVLIPRFDTEVLVEALIPHLVDNAKVLEIGVGSGAISLALKQSRPDLQIIATDIDAKALEVARINSNNLNLPIKLLNADLFPENEHRFDAVVSNPPYISPEEYSDLEESVRDHEPKIALLAADNGLEFYKRILDKVSQYLSPGGILAFEHGSRQQADLLHLTESAGFKILQKGRDLADRDRFLIAKLK, encoded by the coding sequence ATGCAGATTAAAGCATTTGAGCTGGAAAAAGAATTTCCCACAGTACCCCATGCAGATTTTGCCTTTCTTCTGTGCAATCTGAAACACTGCACTCCTGGTCAACTCGCCATAGAACAAACACTTAGTCCCGATGAAGCCGATGCCCTGAAGAGATGGCTGGCACGCGTACAATCAGGAGAACCGCCACAATATGTGGTTCAGAAAGCTTGGTTCTACGCTTTGGAATTGTACGTGGATCCCAGAGTATTGATACCTCGCTTTGATACGGAGGTATTGGTGGAGGCTCTGATCCCGCATCTCGTAGACAACGCGAAAGTGTTGGAAATAGGCGTGGGATCCGGAGCGATATCCTTGGCCTTAAAACAAAGCAGACCGGATCTGCAAATAATAGCCACAGATATAGATGCTAAAGCTTTGGAAGTAGCAAGAATAAATTCCAATAACCTGAATCTTCCCATCAAACTGCTAAATGCAGACCTTTTTCCCGAGAATGAGCATAGATTCGACGCGGTAGTTTCCAATCCTCCTTATATCAGTCCTGAAGAGTATTCTGATCTGGAAGAATCGGTTAGGGATCATGAGCCCAAAATCGCCTTACTTGCTGCTGATAATGGTCTGGAGTTTTACAAACGCATTTTGGATAAAGTGTCCCAGTATCTTTCGCCGGGAGGGATACTGGCTTTTGAACATGGTAGCAGACAGCAAGCTGATTTACTACACTTGACAGAATCTGCAGGCTTCAAAATACTGCAGAAAGGACGTGATCTGGCCGACCGAGATCGTTTCCTGATCGCCAAACTAAAGTAA
- a CDS encoding response regulator translates to MTNQGRILVVDDSIAIVNSLEAILGISGYKVDTAYSGSDALRKIHQIDYDLVICDIEMPGLSGLEFLGKVREEYDRNLDVILMTGYLEHDYFIEAIRLGASDFIRKPIETKHMISSIRELIFRKQNRNDRSEFFGHLDKAKFHFELPAKDFSKFGVSKMFSNFLRQYYRINSKVINELLICVDEMIYNAYIHGTLKLSVQERDLNHDALQAIIQKRMENPEINRRKVMFGFEVDNLQQNIEICVQDEGDGFEYEYWMEIIRKEQIFEIEGHGRGLAMLYHLSDEMSFDDKGRSIRIRKSLICPDAD, encoded by the coding sequence ATGACCAACCAGGGAAGGATCCTGGTAGTTGACGACAGCATCGCGATTGTCAACTCCCTGGAAGCAATATTGGGTATCAGTGGCTACAAGGTGGACACCGCATACAGCGGTAGTGATGCCTTGCGAAAGATTCATCAGATAGACTATGATTTGGTGATCTGCGACATCGAAATGCCGGGTTTGTCGGGCTTGGAGTTTCTGGGCAAGGTTCGTGAAGAATACGACCGGAATCTGGATGTGATACTAATGACCGGATATCTGGAACACGATTATTTCATCGAAGCCATTCGCTTGGGTGCCAGCGACTTCATCCGCAAACCTATAGAGACCAAGCACATGATCAGTTCCATCCGGGAATTGATTTTCAGAAAACAGAACCGCAATGATAGATCAGAGTTTTTCGGCCATTTGGACAAAGCAAAATTCCATTTCGAGTTGCCCGCCAAGGATTTCTCCAAATTTGGGGTTTCCAAAATGTTTAGTAATTTCTTGCGGCAATACTACCGGATAAACTCCAAGGTTATCAATGAGCTTTTGATCTGTGTGGATGAGATGATTTACAATGCCTACATTCACGGAACTCTGAAACTCAGTGTTCAAGAGCGAGATCTTAATCATGATGCCTTACAGGCCATTATACAAAAAAGGATGGAGAATCCCGAGATTAACCGCAGGAAAGTGATGTTTGGCTTTGAAGTGGACAATCTGCAGCAGAACATAGAGATATGCGTGCAGGATGAGGGAGACGGCTTTGAATATGAGTATTGGATGGAAATCATCCGTAAAGAACAGATATTCGAAATTGAAGGGCATGGCAGGGGTTTGGCAATGCTTTATCACCTTAGTGATGAGATGAGCTTTGATGATAAAGGAAGATCTATAAGAATTAGAAAAAGCCTGATTTGTCCTGATGCAGATTAA
- a CDS encoding STAS domain-containing protein: MTIDLTFEGNIAAMKIDGILNSENAHILQEKLTEVMQSNATLLELDLLDCRNISSTGIGKILLFYKDFISKGGEIEVVRSSNSVYDLFSMLKLNQLFTVNLS; the protein is encoded by the coding sequence ATGACTATCGATCTTACTTTTGAAGGAAACATTGCTGCCATGAAGATCGACGGCATTCTAAATAGCGAGAATGCCCACATCTTGCAGGAAAAGCTTACTGAAGTTATGCAGAGCAATGCTACTCTATTGGAATTGGATCTACTTGATTGCCGCAACATATCTTCCACAGGAATCGGCAAAATACTCTTATTCTACAAGGATTTTATCTCCAAAGGCGGTGAGATTGAGGTGGTTCGCAGCTCCAACAGTGTCTATGATTTATTTAGCATGTTGAAGCTGAACCAGCTATTTACGGTAAATCTTAGCTGA